The Arcobacter sp. F2176 genome includes the window TAAAACCGTAGTTTGTTAAAGAACATCAACCCTTTGCGACGTTTGTCACTCAAATTGGACGGGAATTATAATAGGTTTTTTTGCCTTTGTCAAGTGCTGGGAATTAAATTTAGCTTAAATTTTGAAAAAAAATCTTTTTTGCACTAATTTTTCTTCCCATATTCGATTTTATCGCCATTTTTATCATATAATGGATACTTTATTTCATTTTTATTCATTTTTAAAATAATTGCTTTTTCTAAATCTATATTATGAGAATAACAAATTCTTAGCAAATAAACTGCAATATCTGCAATTTCTTCTTCTAAATGCTCTTTTCTTGAGTTATCTAAATTTAAGCTTTGTTCTTCATTTAGCCATTGGAATATTTCAACTAGTTCTGACGTTTCTACACTAAGTGCCATTGCTAAATTTTTTGGATTGTGAAATTTATCCCAATCTCTTTCATTTGAGAATTTTAAAATCAATTCTTTTATCTTGTTCATGTCCATAATTATTCCTCTAATCTTTTGAATTCTTCTATTATGTCATTTATATTTTCACTTCCAACAGAAATTCTAAGTATATCTTTTGGTAATCCAATCTCAATTAATCGTTTTGAACCTTCTTCACTTTTTATATAATCATAATGTGCAAGATAAGTATAAGGCATAAGAAGTGTAAATTCTGTACCTAGACTTGGTCCCTT containing:
- a CDS encoding nucleotide pyrophosphohydrolase, which gives rise to MDMNKIKELILKFSNERDWDKFHNPKNLAMALSVETSELVEIFQWLNEEQSLNLDNSRKEHLEEEIADIAVYLLRICYSHNIDLEKAIILKMNKNEIKYPLYDKNGDKIEYGKKN